A genomic region of Fusarium oxysporum Fo47 chromosome VI, complete sequence contains the following coding sequences:
- a CDS encoding zinc-finger of the MIZ type in Nse subunit-domain-containing protein — protein MSRRGINRTGNSYTELPEYEPPACPLTDAVRRKLQDLSNTRSTAAYQQQINESVRLLGFSVSDIHERLRVQREELARLKARREEKGTEKSEDEQRLEAHLPELEERIKTLTAASEQAIRDMVDRRAELEDEVVIFSELYDTASTEAVQQRQVEAQRSEQDDEQEPLAATSLLEVYKELRQKKGTEYTKMSVHQRYALNNDYAGFKKLWHDAMAGDEGPPLPDASRWFTPDGEPIMTGDVSGAGAGGGDDDDEIAVEREVKSINCPLTLQPMKDPYTNRNCKHTFEKAALLEYLPMRGESQCPQAGCSQKFTRTRFDHEFFQDQAMARRIKRVRLAQQQQEMMDEDDDGDGDDELRVRGSQAVPGRPLKREKRGE, from the exons ATGTCTCGGAGAGGTATCAACCGCACTGGTAATTCATATACAGAGTTACCTGAATATGAACCACCAGCATGCCCACTCACCGACGCTGTTCGCCGCAAGCTGCAGGACTTGTCAAACACACGCTCAACGGCCGCATATCAACAGCAAATCAACGAATCTGTCCGATTACTTGGCTTTAGCGTCAGTGATATACACGAGCGATTGCGCGTGCAGCGTGAAGAGCTGGCCCGTCTGAAAGCCCGAAGAGAGGAGAAGGGGACAGAGAAATCTGAGGACGAGCAACGCCTTGAGGCTCATCTCCCTGAATTGGAGGAGCGCATTAAGACACTGACAGCGGCATCAGAACAGGCTATTCGTGATATGGTCGATCGCAGAGCCGAATTGGAAGACGAAGTTGTCATATTCAGCGAGTTGTATGACACGGCCAGTACAGAAGCCGTTCAGCAAAGACAAGTGGAGGCCCAACGAAGCGAACAGGACGACGAGCAGGAGCCGCTGGCTGCAACAAGCCTACTCGAAGTCTACAAAGAACTGCGCCAGAAGAAAGGCACTGAATATACTAAAATGTCCGTCCACCAGCGTTATGCTCTTAATAACGACTACGCTGGCTTCAAAAAGCTGTGGCACGATGCTATGGCTGGCGATGAGGGGCCTCCACTGCCGGATGCCTCACGCTGGTTTACTCCCGATGGCGAGCCTATAATGACCGGTGACGTCTCAGGAGCGGGTGCCGGGGGCggagacgacgatgatgagattgcCGTTGAGCGCGAGGTCAAGAGCATTAACTGCCCTTTGACATTACAACCCATGAAGGATCCTTACACCAACCGAAACTGCAAACATACATTCGAGAAGGCCGCTCTGCTCGAGTATCTACCCATGCGAGGAGAGTCTCAATGTCCACAAGCAGGATGCTCACAG AAATTCACGCGTACGCGATTTGACCACGAGTTCTTCCAGGACCAAGCCATGGCGCGCCGTATCAAGCGTGTTCGTCTggcacagcagcagcaggaaatgatggatgaagatgatgacggcGACGGCGATGACGAACTTCGAGTTAGAGGCTCACAGGCCGTCCCCGGAAGACCGCTcaagagggagaagagaggagaaTGA